In one window of Paraburkholderia phymatum STM815 DNA:
- the pncB gene encoding nicotinate phosphoribosyltransferase: MIITSLFDTDLYKFTMMQVVLHHFPAANVEYKFRCRTPKVNLVPYIDEIRSEVHKLCKLRFSEGELDYLRRMRFIKNDFIDFLALFHLNEKYISITPSAKGNGEIEIDIKGPWLHTILFEIPVLAIVNEVYFRNTQQQPDYSEGRERLRDKIQLLGARPEFAECKIADYGTRRRFSGRWHEEVILTLKDGLREQFAGTSNVFYAMKHGLTPLGTMAHEYLQACQALGPRLRDSQIFGFEMWAKEYRGDLGIALSDVYGMKAFLRDFDMYFCKLFDGARHDSGDPFDWGERLLAHYEANRCDPRTKVLVFSDALDIPKVLQLYERFRGRCKLAFGVGTNLTNDLGYNPLQIVIKMVKCNGQPVAKLSDSPGKNMCEDKAYLAYLRQVFGIEQPEEEAAGK, from the coding sequence ATGATCATTACATCGCTGTTCGATACCGACCTGTACAAGTTCACGATGATGCAGGTCGTGCTGCATCATTTCCCGGCCGCCAATGTCGAATACAAGTTCCGCTGCCGTACGCCGAAAGTCAACCTCGTGCCGTACATCGACGAAATACGCAGCGAAGTGCACAAGCTCTGCAAGCTGCGCTTCAGCGAGGGCGAACTCGACTATTTGCGCCGGATGCGCTTCATCAAGAACGACTTCATCGATTTCCTCGCGCTCTTCCATCTGAACGAGAAGTACATCTCCATTACGCCGTCGGCGAAAGGCAACGGCGAGATCGAGATCGACATCAAGGGGCCGTGGCTGCACACGATCCTCTTCGAAATCCCCGTGCTCGCGATCGTCAACGAAGTCTATTTCCGCAACACGCAGCAGCAGCCCGATTACAGCGAAGGGCGCGAGCGCCTGCGCGACAAGATCCAGTTGCTAGGCGCGCGCCCCGAGTTCGCCGAATGCAAGATCGCCGACTACGGCACGCGCCGCCGCTTCTCGGGCCGCTGGCACGAAGAGGTGATCCTCACGCTCAAGGACGGCCTGCGCGAGCAGTTCGCCGGCACCAGCAACGTGTTTTATGCGATGAAGCACGGACTCACGCCGCTCGGCACGATGGCGCATGAGTACCTGCAGGCCTGCCAGGCACTGGGCCCGCGCCTGCGCGATTCGCAGATCTTCGGGTTCGAAATGTGGGCGAAGGAATATCGCGGCGACCTGGGCATCGCTTTGTCGGACGTCTATGGCATGAAGGCGTTCCTGCGTGATTTCGACATGTACTTCTGCAAGCTGTTCGACGGCGCGCGTCACGATTCCGGCGACCCGTTCGACTGGGGCGAGCGGCTTCTCGCGCACTACGAAGCGAACCGCTGCGATCCGCGCACGAAGGTGCTCGTGTTCTCCGACGCGCTCGACATTCCGAAAGTGCTGCAGTTGTACGAGCGCTTCCGTGGCCGCTGCAAGCTGGCATTCGGCGTGGGCACGAACCTGACCAACGATCTCGGCTATAACCCGCTGCAGATCGTGATCAAGATGGTCAAGTGCAACGGCCAGCCCGTCGCGAAGCTGTCGGACTCGCCGGGCAAGAACATGTGCGAAGACAAGGCGTACCTCGCCTATCTGCGCCAGGTGTTCGGCATCGAGCAGCCTGAAGAAGAAGCCGCAGGCAAATAA
- a CDS encoding DNA recombination protein RmuC, translating to MTLVLIAAIAVLAVALVIALALLLRGANAEQQHVYIDELGERLDATALAQTREYQRLERELRGAISETARVSRTELSGGFSQFQQTLASQFTSMTTVQASKIDGFAQQLVKLTETNAQQLEAVRYSVQQQAQQARDEQSVTLTRFGETLQHQLAQVTEANDRRFAEVRATIEQRLKDIEANNATKLEEMRRTVDEKLHATLEQRLGESFKQVSDRLEQVHRGLGEMQTLAAGVGDLKKVLTNVKTRGTWGEVQLEALLEQILTSDQYAKNVATIPKSNDRVEFAIKLPGRQPSAEAAAAPVWLPIDAKFPREDYERLIEAQERADPVAVEEASRALEGRIRAEARRIADKYVSPPHTTDFALLFLPTEGLYAEILRRPGLTDLLQRDCRVTIAGPTTLTALLNSLQMGFRTLAIEQRSSEVWQVLGAVKTEFGKFGDVLAKTRSQLETVTRSIEAAEVRTRQMNRKLRDVEALPEERAAGLLGDSLSGVDPDES from the coding sequence ATGACGTTGGTTTTGATTGCGGCCATCGCCGTACTGGCCGTCGCGCTCGTCATTGCGCTCGCGTTGTTGCTGCGCGGCGCGAACGCCGAGCAACAGCATGTCTACATCGACGAACTAGGCGAGCGTCTCGATGCCACCGCGCTTGCCCAGACGCGCGAGTACCAGCGGCTGGAACGCGAGCTGCGCGGTGCGATTTCCGAAACGGCGCGTGTGTCGCGCACGGAACTGAGCGGTGGTTTTTCGCAATTCCAGCAGACGCTCGCGTCCCAGTTCACGAGCATGACGACGGTGCAGGCGAGCAAGATCGACGGTTTTGCGCAGCAGCTCGTCAAGCTCACGGAGACCAACGCGCAGCAACTGGAGGCCGTGCGCTACAGCGTCCAGCAGCAGGCGCAGCAGGCGCGCGACGAGCAGAGCGTGACGCTCACGCGCTTCGGCGAAACGCTGCAGCATCAACTGGCGCAGGTGACGGAAGCCAACGACCGGCGCTTCGCGGAAGTGCGGGCGACCATCGAACAGCGTCTGAAGGACATCGAGGCGAACAACGCGACGAAACTCGAAGAAATGCGTCGCACCGTCGACGAGAAGCTGCACGCGACACTCGAACAGCGCCTCGGCGAGTCGTTCAAGCAGGTGTCCGACCGTCTCGAACAGGTGCATCGCGGCCTCGGCGAAATGCAGACGCTGGCGGCCGGCGTCGGCGATTTGAAGAAGGTGCTGACGAACGTCAAGACGCGTGGGACGTGGGGCGAAGTGCAGCTCGAGGCGTTGCTCGAACAGATCCTGACGTCCGATCAATACGCGAAAAACGTTGCAACGATTCCGAAGAGCAACGATCGCGTCGAGTTCGCGATCAAGCTGCCTGGCCGTCAGCCATCTGCGGAGGCAGCGGCTGCGCCCGTCTGGTTGCCTATCGATGCGAAGTTTCCGCGCGAAGACTATGAACGACTGATCGAGGCGCAGGAGCGTGCCGATCCCGTCGCAGTCGAAGAGGCGTCGCGGGCCCTCGAAGGACGAATTCGCGCCGAGGCCAGGAGGATTGCAGACAAGTACGTATCGCCACCGCACACCACCGATTTCGCGCTGCTGTTTCTGCCGACGGAGGGCCTCTATGCGGAGATATTGCGTCGTCCGGGGCTCACGGATCTTTTGCAGCGCGACTGTCGCGTGACGATCGCAGGGCCGACGACATTGACGGCGCTGCTCAACAGTCTGCAGATGGGTTTCCGCACGCTCGCCATCGAGCAACGTTCGAGCGAAGTGTGGCAGGTGCTAGGCGCCGTGAAGACGGAGTTCGGCAAATTCGGCGATGTGCTCGCGAAAACCAGATCGCAACTCGAAACGGTCACGCGCTCGATCGAAGCCGCGGAAGTGCGGACGCGCCAGATGAACCGGAAGCTGCGCGACGTCGAGGCGTTGCCGGAAGAACGGGCGGCGGGATTGCTCGGGGACTCGCTATCGGGCGTCGATCCCGACGAGTCCTGA
- the mobA gene encoding molybdenum cofactor guanylyltransferase MobA yields the protein MTVTRDDITGLLLAGGRGMRMGGADKGLQTLHGEPLALHVMRRLAPQAASLLISANRHRERYAELGAPFHATVIADTLPDFPGPLAGLLAGLRAASTPFVLSAPCDTPSLPADLAERLASALDAHKSNIATVTTRDADGNLSIHPVFALVRTSLADDLEGFLQAGERKVRTWYARHTAVEVAFPDERTFYNINSLQELADFERR from the coding sequence ATGACAGTGACGCGCGACGACATCACCGGCCTGCTCCTCGCGGGTGGGCGCGGCATGCGCATGGGCGGCGCCGACAAAGGCCTGCAGACGCTGCACGGCGAGCCGCTCGCGTTGCACGTGATGCGCCGCCTCGCACCGCAGGCCGCCTCGCTTCTGATTAGCGCGAACCGGCATCGGGAGCGCTACGCCGAACTCGGCGCGCCCTTTCACGCCACCGTCATCGCCGATACCCTGCCGGATTTCCCCGGCCCGCTCGCCGGTCTGCTTGCGGGCCTGCGCGCCGCGAGCACGCCGTTCGTGCTGTCGGCGCCTTGCGACACGCCCAGCCTGCCCGCCGATCTCGCCGAACGTCTTGCGTCCGCGCTCGACGCACACAAATCGAACATTGCGACGGTCACGACGAGGGACGCCGACGGCAACCTGTCGATCCACCCTGTTTTCGCACTGGTACGCACGTCGCTGGCCGACGACCTCGAGGGCTTTCTGCAGGCGGGCGAGCGCAAGGTTCGTACGTGGTACGCACGCCACACGGCCGTCGAAGTCGCCTTTCCGGACGAGCGCACGTTTTACAATATCAATTCACTGCAAGAACTTGCCGACTTCGAGCGACGTTAA
- a CDS encoding GNAT family N-acetyltransferase, producing MSATIRAATPDDVGAMLALMYELAEFEKLTHLFVATEADLRDALFGARPSAEAIVAERGGNMIGYALFFHNYSTFLGRRGLYLEDLYVRPTERGTGLGSTMLRYLAALAVERQCGRFEWSVLDWNQPAIDFYQKMGATVLPDWRVVRITGDSLAKLAASAAN from the coding sequence ATGTCCGCGACGATTCGCGCGGCCACGCCGGACGACGTCGGCGCGATGCTCGCGCTGATGTACGAGCTGGCCGAGTTCGAAAAGCTCACGCATCTGTTCGTCGCAACGGAGGCAGACCTGCGTGACGCGCTGTTCGGCGCGCGGCCGTCAGCGGAAGCGATCGTGGCCGAGCGCGGCGGCAACATGATCGGTTACGCGCTCTTCTTCCATAATTATTCGACCTTTCTCGGACGCCGCGGCCTGTATCTCGAAGACCTGTACGTGCGGCCCACCGAGCGCGGCACGGGGCTCGGTTCGACGATGCTGCGCTACCTGGCGGCGCTGGCCGTCGAACGTCAATGCGGCCGCTTCGAATGGTCTGTACTGGACTGGAACCAGCCCGCGATCGATTTCTATCAGAAGATGGGCGCAACGGTGCTGCCCGATTGGCGCGTCGTGCGCATCACGGGCGACTCGCTCGCCAAGCTGGCGGCCAGCGCGGCGAACTGA
- a CDS encoding 2-hydroxyacid dehydrogenase, translating to MQKILVARPIFPDVIERLKQYFDVEWNDGDVLPTDELKRRLADKDGALTAGDVIDASVLAVAPRLRVVSNMAVGYNNFDMAAFNASNVLGTNTPDVLNESTADFGWALMMAAARRIAESEHWLRAGKWDKWSYDGFLGSDLYGSTLGVIGMGRIGQALARRARGFNMNVIYHNRSRVAPGIEAELNATYVSKEDLLRRADHVVLVLPYTAESHHTIGAAELALMKPTATLTNIARGGIVDDAALAVALREKRIAAAGLDVFEGEPKLNPALLSVPNVVLTPHIASATEATRRAMANLAADNLIAALGEGPRAGRPLNPINPDVSGKARS from the coding sequence ATGCAAAAAATTCTGGTCGCGCGTCCCATCTTTCCGGATGTGATCGAGCGCCTCAAGCAGTATTTCGACGTCGAATGGAATGACGGCGACGTGCTGCCCACGGATGAACTCAAGCGCCGGCTCGCCGACAAGGACGGCGCGCTGACGGCGGGCGACGTGATCGACGCATCGGTGCTCGCGGTCGCGCCGCGCCTGCGCGTGGTGTCGAACATGGCCGTCGGCTACAACAACTTCGACATGGCTGCGTTCAACGCGTCGAACGTACTCGGCACGAATACGCCTGACGTGCTCAACGAATCGACGGCGGACTTCGGCTGGGCGCTGATGATGGCGGCCGCACGCCGCATCGCCGAATCGGAACACTGGCTGCGCGCGGGAAAATGGGACAAGTGGTCGTATGACGGTTTTCTCGGCTCGGATCTGTACGGCTCGACGCTCGGCGTGATCGGCATGGGCCGCATCGGCCAGGCGCTGGCGCGCCGCGCGCGCGGCTTCAATATGAATGTGATCTACCACAACCGTTCGCGCGTCGCGCCGGGCATCGAAGCCGAGCTGAACGCGACGTATGTATCGAAGGAAGACTTGCTGCGCCGCGCCGATCATGTCGTGCTCGTGCTGCCGTACACGGCTGAAAGCCATCACACGATCGGCGCAGCCGAACTCGCCCTGATGAAGCCGACGGCCACGCTCACGAACATCGCGCGCGGCGGCATCGTCGACGACGCGGCGCTCGCCGTAGCACTGCGCGAAAAGCGCATCGCGGCTGCGGGCCTCGATGTGTTCGAGGGCGAGCCGAAGCTCAATCCGGCGTTGCTGAGCGTGCCGAACGTGGTACTGACGCCGCACATCGCGAGCGCAACGGAAGCGACGCGCCGGGCGATGGCGAACCTCGCAGCCGACAATCTGATCGCCGCGCTGGGCGAAGGGCCGCGGGCAGGGCGTCCGCTGAATCCGATCAACCCCGATGTGAGCGGGAAGGCGCGTTCATGA
- the moaA gene encoding GTP 3',8-cyclase MoaA produces MSRRIIPVADVSAVPDVAGPARTPRGELTDTLSRPLRDLRISVTDRCNFRCVYCMPRAVFGKDYPFLPHSALLTFEEIERLAAIFVAHGVEKIRLTGGEPLLRKNLEFLIERLARMTTAAGKPLDLTLTTNGSLLARKARSLKDAGLNRVTVSLDALDDALFRRMNDADFAVSDVLHGIEVAQSVGLAPLKVNMVVKRGTNDSEIVPLARHFKGSGVVLRFIEYMDVGTSNGWNMTEVLPSADVVARISEHFPLSPLEAHSAAETAQRWGYADGSGEVGVISSVTRAFCGDCTRARLSTEGKVYLCLFASSGHDLRALVRNGTSDAGIATAIANMWHARGDRYSQLRGSASTAAKTATQVRRVEMSYIGG; encoded by the coding sequence ATGTCCCGACGCATCATTCCTGTTGCCGACGTCAGCGCGGTTCCCGACGTCGCCGGTCCTGCCCGGACCCCACGCGGCGAATTGACCGATACGCTGTCGCGCCCGTTGCGCGATCTGCGTATTTCGGTGACGGACCGCTGCAACTTCCGGTGCGTCTACTGCATGCCGCGCGCCGTGTTCGGCAAGGACTATCCGTTTCTGCCGCACAGTGCGCTGCTGACCTTCGAGGAGATCGAGCGGCTCGCGGCAATATTCGTCGCGCATGGCGTCGAAAAGATCCGTCTGACGGGCGGCGAACCGCTGCTGCGCAAGAATCTCGAATTTCTGATCGAGCGCCTGGCGCGTATGACAACGGCGGCAGGCAAGCCGCTTGACCTGACGCTCACGACCAACGGCTCGCTGCTCGCCCGCAAAGCGCGCAGCCTGAAAGATGCCGGGCTCAACCGCGTCACCGTAAGCCTCGATGCGCTTGACGACGCGTTATTTCGCCGCATGAACGACGCCGATTTCGCGGTGAGCGATGTGCTCCACGGCATTGAAGTCGCGCAATCGGTTGGGCTTGCGCCACTGAAGGTGAACATGGTGGTCAAACGCGGCACGAATGACAGCGAAATCGTGCCGCTGGCGCGGCATTTCAAAGGCTCGGGCGTCGTGCTGCGGTTTATCGAATACATGGACGTCGGCACGTCGAACGGCTGGAACATGACGGAAGTGCTGCCGTCGGCGGACGTGGTCGCGCGCATCAGCGAGCACTTCCCGCTGTCGCCCCTCGAAGCGCACAGCGCCGCCGAAACCGCCCAGCGCTGGGGTTACGCGGACGGCAGCGGCGAAGTCGGCGTGATCTCCAGCGTGACGCGGGCATTCTGTGGCGACTGCACGCGCGCGCGGTTGTCGACGGAAGGCAAAGTCTATCTGTGCCTGTTCGCGTCGTCGGGTCACGACCTGCGCGCGCTCGTGCGCAACGGCACGAGCGACGCAGGCATCGCCACCGCCATCGCCAATATGTGGCACGCGCGCGGTGACCGTTACTCGCAGCTGCGCGGCAGTGCGAGCACGGCGGCAAAGACGGCGACGCAAGTGCGGCGCGTCGAGATGTCGTACATCGGCGGCTGA
- a CDS encoding LutC/YkgG family protein yields MDTSTARRNILARIRAAQGREPEPVTSERDAAQAYLASHPQGPRPPMPDDLTAHFIEQAKKMATTVDTVDSLADVPAAAHHYLAELNLPTHAIAWQTLESLPWAGSGIDVEFRKPRDEDRVGITGCFCATAETGTLVLLAGPQTYASAGLLPETHIAVVPASRIVAGHEDAFNLIRSERGELPRAVNFISGPSRTGDIEQTIVLGAHGPYRVHAIVVRGA; encoded by the coding sequence ATGGATACATCGACGGCCCGCCGCAACATCCTGGCGCGTATCCGCGCGGCGCAAGGGCGTGAGCCTGAGCCGGTCACATCGGAGCGCGATGCGGCGCAAGCTTATCTCGCCAGTCATCCGCAAGGTCCGCGTCCGCCTATGCCGGACGACCTCACCGCCCATTTCATCGAGCAGGCGAAGAAGATGGCGACCACAGTCGATACCGTCGATTCGCTTGCCGATGTGCCCGCCGCCGCCCACCACTATCTCGCTGAACTTAACCTGCCCACCCACGCCATAGCGTGGCAGACGCTTGAATCGCTGCCTTGGGCCGGTTCCGGCATCGACGTCGAATTTCGCAAGCCGCGCGACGAAGATCGCGTCGGTATCACGGGCTGCTTCTGTGCGACGGCTGAAACGGGCACGCTGGTGCTGCTCGCCGGCCCGCAGACGTATGCGTCGGCGGGCTTGCTGCCCGAGACGCACATCGCCGTCGTGCCGGCGTCTCGTATCGTCGCCGGCCATGAAGACGCCTTCAACCTGATCCGCAGCGAACGCGGCGAGTTGCCGCGCGCCGTCAACTTCATTTCCGGCCCGTCGCGCACGGGCGACATAGAACAGACCATCGTGCTCGGCGCGCACGGTCCATACCGCGTGCATGCGATCGTCGTGCGTGGCGCGTAA
- a CDS encoding sodium:proton antiporter, translating into MGALALWLVSTCWPSAASAASLDGASLSAWWGAPFAGILLSIAVFPLVAPKVWHHHFGKISAAWAVLFLIPYAFAFGAAAAFGTLIHALLDEYVPFIVLLTALYTVVGGICVTGNLHGSPRLNAALLALGTALASIMGTTGAAMLLIRPLLRANDNRRHVVHVVVFFIFLVANAGGSLSPLGDPPLFLGFLNGVGFFWTTLHLALPMLFICGVLLAVFYALDSYYFRHREEVLPVDPSPDTRTLGAIGKVNFVLLALVIALVLMSGIWKPGITFDVAGTHIELQHIVRDVALIVVTLVSLAVTPRAAREGNAFNWAPIEEVAKLFAGIFVTIAPVITMLQAGEAGAFSAIVYVVNDTAGQPRDQMYFWATGLLSSFLDNAPTYLVFFNLAGGDAQELMTTGASTLAAISAGAVFMGANTYIGNAPNFMVKAIAESRGVQMPGFFGYLAWSCIVLIPLFIATSLIFF; encoded by the coding sequence ATGGGCGCTCTTGCGCTATGGCTTGTTTCGACGTGCTGGCCAAGCGCGGCATCGGCGGCGAGTCTCGACGGCGCATCGCTGTCGGCGTGGTGGGGCGCGCCGTTCGCGGGCATTCTGCTGTCGATCGCCGTCTTTCCGCTCGTCGCGCCCAAGGTCTGGCATCACCATTTCGGCAAGATCTCCGCCGCGTGGGCCGTTCTGTTTCTCATACCCTACGCGTTCGCTTTTGGCGCCGCGGCTGCTTTCGGCACGCTCATCCACGCACTGCTTGACGAGTACGTGCCGTTCATCGTGCTTCTGACCGCGCTCTATACCGTCGTGGGCGGCATCTGCGTCACGGGCAATCTGCACGGTTCGCCGCGCCTGAACGCGGCGCTGCTTGCGCTCGGCACGGCGCTCGCGAGCATCATGGGCACGACGGGCGCCGCGATGCTGCTGATCCGGCCGCTCTTGCGTGCCAACGACAATCGCAGGCATGTCGTGCATGTCGTCGTGTTCTTCATCTTTCTGGTCGCGAATGCTGGCGGTTCGCTGTCGCCGCTGGGCGACCCGCCATTGTTTCTCGGCTTTCTGAACGGTGTCGGGTTCTTCTGGACGACGCTGCATCTCGCGCTGCCGATGCTGTTCATCTGCGGCGTTCTGCTCGCCGTGTTTTACGCGCTCGATTCATACTATTTCAGGCATCGGGAGGAAGTGCTTCCCGTCGATCCTTCGCCCGATACGCGAACGCTGGGCGCCATCGGCAAGGTCAATTTCGTACTGCTCGCGCTGGTGATCGCGCTCGTGCTGATGAGTGGCATCTGGAAACCCGGCATTACGTTCGATGTAGCGGGCACGCACATCGAGTTGCAGCATATCGTGCGCGACGTGGCGCTGATCGTGGTGACGCTGGTGTCGCTGGCTGTCACGCCGCGTGCGGCGCGCGAGGGCAACGCGTTCAACTGGGCGCCAATCGAAGAGGTCGCGAAACTGTTTGCGGGCATCTTCGTGACGATCGCGCCCGTCATCACGATGCTGCAAGCGGGTGAGGCAGGTGCGTTCAGCGCTATCGTTTACGTGGTCAACGACACGGCCGGTCAGCCGCGCGACCAGATGTACTTCTGGGCGACGGGGCTGCTGTCGTCGTTCCTCGATAATGCGCCTACGTACCTTGTCTTCTTCAACCTTGCCGGCGGCGACGCGCAGGAGTTGATGACCACGGGCGCGTCGACGCTCGCGGCCATTTCGGCGGGCGCCGTGTTCATGGGCGCGAACACCTACATCGGCAACGCACCGAACTTCATGGTGAAGGCGATAGCCGAATCGCGCGGCGTGCAGATGCCAGGTTTTTTCGGCTATCTCGCCTGGTCGTGCATCGTGCTGATACCGTTGTTCATCGCGACGTCGTTGATTTTCTTCTAA
- the moeA gene encoding molybdopterin molybdotransferase MoeA, with protein MTALNETSSCVDQYDAQAMPVSAVQAIVREWAAPVTTVERVHLRDALNRVLAHDIVSPIDVPAHDNSAMDGYAFSGAALEGRTDEIALGVAGKAFAGHPFEGRIDVTQCVRVMTGATMPPGCDTVVPQEAVTRDGDTVRFHAAALRTGANRRLAGEDLANGAVALKAGRIVRASDLGLLASLGIGEVSVRRRLRVAFFSTGDELRSIGESLDPGCVYDSNRYTLFAMLKRLDVEPIDLGVIRDEPAALEEALRTAAASADVVITSGGVSVGEADLTKQMLRLLGDVAHWSLAMRPGRPLAFGRIWSGGKPGAGEPAIFFGLPGNPVAVMAAFYQIVREVLLRMSGATTHPLPLVRAASVEPIRKRPGRTEFQRGVAQRDAQGAWHVTPTGSQGSGVLSSMSEANCFIVLAHEQADLDPGDPVDIMLFDGLI; from the coding sequence ATGACCGCGCTGAACGAAACCTCGAGTTGCGTCGACCAGTACGACGCTCAAGCCATGCCGGTGTCCGCTGTCCAGGCAATCGTCCGCGAGTGGGCGGCGCCCGTGACGACGGTCGAGCGCGTGCATCTGCGTGACGCGCTCAATCGCGTTCTCGCGCACGACATCGTGTCGCCCATCGACGTGCCCGCGCACGACAACTCCGCAATGGACGGCTACGCGTTTTCCGGCGCGGCGCTCGAAGGTCGGACCGACGAAATCGCGCTGGGTGTTGCGGGCAAGGCGTTCGCCGGGCATCCGTTCGAAGGCCGCATCGACGTTACGCAGTGCGTGCGCGTGATGACGGGCGCGACGATGCCGCCCGGCTGCGACACCGTGGTTCCGCAAGAAGCCGTCACGCGCGACGGCGATACGGTCCGCTTCCATGCTGCGGCCTTGCGCACGGGCGCGAACCGGCGCCTCGCGGGCGAAGACCTTGCGAACGGCGCCGTCGCACTGAAGGCGGGCCGCATCGTGCGCGCCTCGGATCTCGGGCTGCTCGCGTCGCTCGGCATCGGCGAGGTGTCGGTACGGCGCCGGCTGCGCGTCGCCTTCTTTTCGACGGGCGACGAACTGCGCTCGATCGGCGAGTCGCTCGATCCCGGCTGCGTCTACGACAGCAACCGCTACACGCTCTTCGCGATGCTCAAGCGCCTCGATGTCGAGCCGATCGATCTCGGCGTGATTCGCGACGAACCGGCCGCGCTCGAAGAAGCGTTGCGGACGGCTGCCGCAAGCGCGGATGTCGTGATAACCTCCGGCGGCGTTTCTGTCGGGGAAGCCGATCTGACGAAGCAGATGTTGCGTCTGCTCGGCGACGTCGCTCACTGGAGCCTCGCGATGCGTCCCGGCCGGCCGCTAGCATTCGGGCGCATCTGGTCGGGCGGCAAACCGGGTGCGGGCGAGCCCGCCATCTTCTTCGGTCTGCCGGGCAACCCTGTGGCCGTGATGGCCGCGTTCTACCAGATCGTGCGCGAAGTGCTGCTGCGGATGTCAGGTGCGACCACGCACCCGCTGCCGCTGGTCCGTGCCGCATCCGTCGAGCCGATCCGCAAGCGGCCGGGCCGGACCGAATTCCAGCGCGGCGTTGCGCAGCGTGACGCGCAAGGCGCATGGCACGTTACGCCGACGGGCTCGCAAGGCTCGGGCGTGCTGAGTTCGATGAGCGAAGCAAACTGCTTCATCGTGCTCGCCCACGAACAGGCCGATCTCGATCCGGGCGACCCCGTCGATATCATGCTGTTCGACGGCCTGATCTGA